The nucleotide sequence ATGACCAGTTCAGAAGATTCGCTATCAGTGAGATAGTAAAAATGGGTCTTATAGATAAAGCTGAAGATGTTCTCGACAGTCATGTTGAGAGGGTAAAGAAGGCTTATCCTGCATATTTTGATACCTATGACAGTATTGATGAAGTTATTAATTATATAAATGAATTTGATAACTTATATTGTGTTGGCAGAAACGGTCAGCACAGGTATAATAATATAGACCATTCTATGATGACATCCTTCCTTACGGTAGATAATATCCTCTCCGGAAGGAAAGATAAATCCAATATATGGAATGTTAATACTGAAAAAGAGTATCATGAAAGCGGTAACAATTAATTTCAATATATAATAGCGGACCAGAAAATTATAACTGGTGTTGTGTGTAATTAGGAGGATTTTATAATGGCAAAGAAACCGGCAGTGTTATTAGTTATGGACGGTCTCGGAATCAACGAGAAGCATGAGCATAATGCAGTATTTTCTGCAAAGACACCTGTACTTGATTCTCTTATGAAGGATTATCCCTACGTAAAGGGTTATGCAAGCGGAATGGCAGTAGGACTTCCTGACGGACAGATGGGAAATTCTGAAGTAGGCCATATGAACATGGGTGCAGGAAGAATCATCTATCAGGAGCTTACACGTATAAGCAAGGAAATCGAAGATGGAGATTTCTTCAAGAATGAAGCTCTTCTTGGCGCTGTAAAGAACGCTAAGGACAATGATAGTGCACTTCATCTTTTTGGTCTTGTATCCGATGGTGGTGTTCACAGCCACAACAGCCATATCTATGGTATTCTTGAGCTTGCAAAGAGAGAAGGCCTTTCAAAGGTTTATGTACACTGCTTCCTTGACGGACGTGATACTCCGCCTGAGTCAGGAAAGGATTTCGTAGCAGCACTTGAAGCAAAGATGAAGGAAATCGGTGTAGGTGAAGTTGCATCCGTATCAGGACGTTACTATGCAATGGATCGTGATAACAACTATGATCGTGTAGAGAAGGCTTACAGATGCCTTACAGAAGGTGTAGGCGATGAAGCTGATTCAGCTACTGAGGGAATTCAGAAGTCATATGATGCAGGTGTTTCAGATGAGTTCGTTGTTCCTTTTGCAGTAAAGAAGAATGGTCAGCCTGTAGCATGCATTAAATCAGGCGACAGCATCATCTTCTTCAATTTCCGTCCTGACAGAGCACGTGAGATTACTCATTGTTTCTGTGATGATGAATTTGATAAGTTCAGCAGACCTGAAAGAGTTGCAACAAAGTTCGTATGCTTTACAGAATATGATCCCCTCATCCCTAATAAGGATATTGCATTCAAGAAGGTTGAGATAAAGAATACTTTCGGTGAATGGCTTGCAGCAAAGGGCATGAAGCAGGCAAGGATCGCTGAGACGGAGAAATATGCACACGTTACATTCTTCTTCAACGGCGGCGTAGAGACACCTAACGAGGGCGAGGACAGAGTTCTTGTTAATTCACCTAAGGATGTGCCTACATATGACCTTAAGCCTCAGATGAGCGCATATGAAGTATGTGATAAGCTCTGCACAGCTATTCGTTCAGGCGAATATGATGTAATAATCATCAACTTCGCAAATCCTGACATGGTTGGTCATACAGGTGTCGAAGAGGCTGCGATCAAGGCTGTTGAGACAGTAGATGAGTGTGTTGGCAAGGCTGTAGAGGCGCTTAAAGAGATGGATGGTGTAATGTTCATCTGTGCAGACCACGGTAATGCTGAGCAGATGGTTGATTACGAGACAGGAGAGGCATGGACAGCTCATACAACAAATCCTGTTCCTTTCATCCTTGTTAACTATGATCCTGCATATACACTTAAAGAGAACGGCAGACTTTGCGATATCGTTCCTACACTTATCGAGTGCATGGGCGAAGAGAAGCCGGCAGATATGACAGGTGAGTCATTACTTATTAAGAAATAATCATTTGAACTGAATATCTTATTTAAATAAAAAATATGCTGCCTCAAACGGGCAGCATATTTTTTATTCATTTGAAATAATTCCATAAGGCAGAGCCAGAAAGAAAATTCCTCCGATCATATTTCCGAGAGTCACAACTCCAAGATTCCAGATGATCCCGTTTAAGCTGATATCATAGCCGGAAGGATTAAAGAAAGCTGCCGTAAGGATAGTCATATTTGCTATGCAGTGTTCAAAGCCTGCAGTAAAGAAGGCGATAAGACACCAGAAGATCATTATGAGTTTACCGGATTCACTTTTGCATCTGAAGCCGCACCATACAGCCAGACATACAAGAAAATTGCAGAGGATACCTCTTGTAAGAAGTGGTATAAATCCTGCGGATATCTTAGCCAGAGCACCGGCTGCCATAAATTCACCAACAGCTCCGTTTCCCAGACCGGTAAGAGTATATAACGCAGAAAGTATTATACCGCCGGTGAGATTTCCGATCCAGCAGACGATCCAGAGTTTTATGGCATCTGACAGTTTAATAGTTTTTCTTAAAAGACCTGCTGTCATGCAGAAATTATTTCCGGTAAAAAGTTCTGCACCGGCAAAAACAACCAGACTCAGAGCTACTCCGAAGGAGGCGCCCATAACGATCTTTGTTGCAGGAGCACCTGCGAGCTGACCTCCGGCAGAAAATGCAAAAAGACCACCTATACCAATGAACATTCCGGCTAAAACGGATAAAAGAAAATAACTAAAGGGTTTCTTTTTTAATAAGTCAGATTTAACACGGGCAGCCCTTGCGGCTGCTTCAAATTCTTCTTTGAACATAAATTATTCCTTCCTGCTGATTTTTTGATTTTGAAAATGATTTTCAAAAATCACGTAAATAGCATTTTACACTTAGATAAGTTGATAGACAAGGAAAATCTAATGTTTCTAGAGTATAATGAGAAAAGTTCTCAAAAATATTGGCCTTATAATAAGTTATGTAAGAATTTTTGATCGGATTTATTTTTGCTTGTCCGGAATTTCATCTGCTTTTTCGTTTTTAATTTCCCAATGTATCAGGAAGGTAAGAACTGCTCTTAGTACAATTATCGCGCCAAGTATACCAAGCTCTGACCATTCGCGGACCACAACGGTTCGGAGAACTTCTCCGCCCATCTTGAATTCAAGAGCAAGCGCAATTCCCTGAGCCAGTTCCATTCGAATATTTGCAGTATCCCTTTTTACCCATTGATAAAAACATTTTAAGGCGGTTACCATCAATACAAGGATTCCAAAGAATTCGAGCAGTACGGTGCAGACCTGCACCACATTGAAGAGTGCTGTATCAAGAAAAGAAATAACAAGTTCTACCATAGCTTATCCTCCTTTTTTGATCGTGTTTTAGATTTGATGAGTTAATTTTGTTTTAGGATATCTACTGTTGCGTTCCTCGTAGGAACTTTAACGCGAACGGCGTAAGATGCGAAATTTACAAGTAATAAGCTATATATTAAGTATAACGAATTTTAATATTCAGTTCAATTCTAAAGGTTGATTTATAGAGGGCTAAAGCTTAAAATATAACATACTGGTTGAAGGCTGCAGATCATAGGGCAGCGGGACAGGAGATTATTATTTATAAAAAGTATTACGAAAGGTTTTAATATGAATAAGAGTAAATTAATTGACAGATTCTTTAACTATGTAAAAATCGATACACAGTCTGATGAGAGCAGTGCTGCTTCGCCATCAACGGCGAAACAGCATGATCTTGCAAAAGTGCTTTATGCTGAACTTGAGGAGATGGGTGCATCAGATATATACTATGATAAAGAGCATTGTTATCTTTATGCTTCAATTCCCGGTGTGAAACCGGCTATAGGATTTATAGCTCATATGGATACATCGCCTGCTGTAAGCGGTGCAAATGTAAAACCCAGGATCATAGAAAATTATGACGGGAACGACAGTTTACTGAAAACTGATGATTATCCTGAGCTTCTCAACCATATCGGAGAAAATCTGATCGCAACAGATGGAACGACTCTTCTCGGAGCAGACGATAAGGCCGGTGTGGCAGAGATAATGAACATGGCAGAGTATTTTCTTAAGAATCCGGAAATTGCACATCGTGAGATCAGAATAGCTTTCACGCCGGATGAGGAGATCGGAAGGGGAACTGACCATTTTGACATAGAAAGATTTTCGGCTAAAGAGGCTTATACCGTTGATGGCGGAAAGCTTGGTATCATAGAGTATGAAAACTTTAATGCCGCCGAGGCAAAGATAAAGGTACATGGCAGAAGCGTACATCCGGGCAGTGCAAAGGGTGTGATGCTCAATGCCCTCACAATGGCAATGGAGTTTAATGCATTGCTTCCTGAAAATGAAAGACCTGAATATACAGAAGGCTATGAGGGCTTTTATTTCCTTGAATCAATGAAGGGCGATGTGGAAAATGCAGAGCTTTCATA is from Lachnospiraceae bacterium C1.1 and encodes:
- the gpmI gene encoding 2,3-bisphosphoglycerate-independent phosphoglycerate mutase; translated protein: MAKKPAVLLVMDGLGINEKHEHNAVFSAKTPVLDSLMKDYPYVKGYASGMAVGLPDGQMGNSEVGHMNMGAGRIIYQELTRISKEIEDGDFFKNEALLGAVKNAKDNDSALHLFGLVSDGGVHSHNSHIYGILELAKREGLSKVYVHCFLDGRDTPPESGKDFVAALEAKMKEIGVGEVASVSGRYYAMDRDNNYDRVEKAYRCLTEGVGDEADSATEGIQKSYDAGVSDEFVVPFAVKKNGQPVACIKSGDSIIFFNFRPDRAREITHCFCDDEFDKFSRPERVATKFVCFTEYDPLIPNKDIAFKKVEIKNTFGEWLAAKGMKQARIAETEKYAHVTFFFNGGVETPNEGEDRVLVNSPKDVPTYDLKPQMSAYEVCDKLCTAIRSGEYDVIIINFANPDMVGHTGVEEAAIKAVETVDECVGKAVEALKEMDGVMFICADHGNAEQMVDYETGEAWTAHTTNPVPFILVNYDPAYTLKENGRLCDIVPTLIECMGEEKPADMTGESLLIKK
- a CDS encoding formate/nitrite transporter family protein, with translation MFKEEFEAAARAARVKSDLLKKKPFSYFLLSVLAGMFIGIGGLFAFSAGGQLAGAPATKIVMGASFGVALSLVVFAGAELFTGNNFCMTAGLLRKTIKLSDAIKLWIVCWIGNLTGGIILSALYTLTGLGNGAVGEFMAAGALAKISAGFIPLLTRGILCNFLVCLAVWCGFRCKSESGKLIMIFWCLIAFFTAGFEHCIANMTILTAAFFNPSGYDISLNGIIWNLGVVTLGNMIGGIFFLALPYGIISNE
- a CDS encoding DUF1622 domain-containing protein codes for the protein MVELVISFLDTALFNVVQVCTVLLEFFGILVLMVTALKCFYQWVKRDTANIRMELAQGIALALEFKMGGEVLRTVVVREWSELGILGAIIVLRAVLTFLIHWEIKNEKADEIPDKQK
- the pepT gene encoding peptidase T, with amino-acid sequence MNKSKLIDRFFNYVKIDTQSDESSAASPSTAKQHDLAKVLYAELEEMGASDIYYDKEHCYLYASIPGVKPAIGFIAHMDTSPAVSGANVKPRIIENYDGNDSLLKTDDYPELLNHIGENLIATDGTTLLGADDKAGVAEIMNMAEYFLKNPEIAHREIRIAFTPDEEIGRGTDHFDIERFSAKEAYTVDGGKLGIIEYENFNAAEAKIKVHGRSVHPGSAKGVMLNALTMAMEFNALLPENERPEYTEGYEGFYFLESMKGDVENAELSYIIRDHDSDKFEKRKALMEASLSFMNTKYPAGSFEIEMRDQYYNMVTYMKDHMSLIENAKKAFEKLGVNVVCEPIRGGTDGAMLTYKGVPCPNLCTGGYNYHGRFEYASIEEMEKSSEALIEIAKMI